The genomic interval AAGCCCTTACCGCGAATTTCCACAATATGCGGTGAACTAATTTCAGCTAATTGTTCTCGAAAATATTTCCCCAGTTCATCCGAACGCTCTGCCAGCTTCTCCTCCTCGATGACATCAATCGCTGCTGCAGAGACGGCACAAGCCAGCGGGTTGCCGCCAAACGTAGATCCATGCGAACCAGGCTCAAAAACATTTAAAATCGTATCGTTTGCGGCGATTGCCGAAATGGGCATCACCCCGCCGCCCAGCGCTTTGCCCATAATATAAACATCTGGCGTTACATTTTCCCAATCGCATGCAAAGCGTCTGCCTGTACGTCCAAAACCGGTTTGAATTTCATCGGCCACGAACAGCACATCATTTTGTTTGCACAATGCATAAGCTCCTGACAAATATCCTTCCGGCGGAATAATGATGCCCGCCTCCCCTTGAATCGGCTCAACGAGAAAAGCAGCTGTATTTGGTGTAATCGCCTGTTCAAGAGCAGCCAAATCGCCATAAGGAACTAGCTTGAAGCCTGGCGTAAATGGCCCAAAATCCTTTTTGTATTCCTCCGTTGATGAGAAGGAAGTGACCGTTATTGTCCGACCATGAAAATTGCCTATACAAACGATAATTTCCGCTTGGTCGTGCTCCACGCCTTTCTCACGATATGCCCAGCGACGAACCGCCTTAATGGCGGTTTCCACTGCTTCTGCCCCCGTGTTCATTGCCAAAATTTTATTTTTACCCGTGTAATTAACTAGTTTTTCATAAAACTCGCCCAGCTTATCATTGTGAAAAGCTCGTGAAGTGAGCGTTACTTTATCCGCTTGATCTTTAAGTGCATGAATAATCTTTGGATGCCTATGACCATGATTAAGAGCGCTGTACGCACTGAGCATATCCATATACCGATTGCCTTCAGGGTCGTTCACCCAGACACCTTCAGCCTCCGAAATGACGATAGGCAGCGGATGGTAATTGTGTGCGCCGTATCGATCCGACTGCTCCATGACAACCGCTGTAGATTTGGTAGATGTCATATCGATGAAATCACTCCCCGCAAATTTGTATACAATATTCAATTACTGTTATAAAAAAACCTGGATTGATTATTAACCACCAGGAATTTACAAACTAAACGACCTTGCTGCTATAAAACCTTTGCCAAAAAATCTTGCGTTCGCGGGTGCTGAGGATTTTGGAATACCTTCAGCGGCACTCCCTCTTCAACAATGCAGCCGCCATCCATAAACAGGAGCCTATCGCCAACCTCGCGGGCAAAACCCATTTCATGCGTTACAATAACCATCGTCATTCCGTTTTGAGCAAGCTTCCGCATGACTTCAAGCACCTCACCAACCATCTCAGGATCGAGTGCTGACGTTGGTTCATCAAACAGCATCACGCTAGGCTGCATGGCAAGCGCTCTCGCTATCGCAACACGCTGTTTCTGTCCGCCTGAGAGACGATCTGGATAGGCATCTTTCTTGTCTTCGAGCCCCACTAAGCGCAGCAGTTCCACAGCTTCTACATTCGCCTGCTCTTTGCTCAGCTTCTTTAGCTTACACGGAGCAAGGGTCAAATTTTCCAAGACGGTCATATGCGGAAATAAATTAAAATGCTGAAACACCATGCCCATTTCTTGACGAATGCGATTTAACTCCGACTGTTTATTCGTAATCTCACGATCATTCAGCTGAATATGACCTGCCGACGGCTCCTCCAATCGATTCAAACAACGAAGAAAGGTACTTTTCCCCGATCCGCTTGGTCCAATAACAACGACGACCTCGCCTTTGCGAATTACCGTGTCTATCCCCTTCAATATTTCGTTTTTTCCATAAGATTTGCGCAGCCCTTTTACGACTATCATCAGCTTCTCAACTTCCTCTCTAGCACAGCAAGCAGCCTGGATAATGTAAATGTCATGATAAAATATAAAGCGCAGGCAATTAATAACGGCTCCATCGGCGAGAAGGTGACGCTCTGAACCGTCCGAGCATTGTACATCAGCTCCGCAATGCCTATGACGGATATAAGCGAGGAATCTTTTATAATAATAATGAATTCATTGCCTATTGCCGGCAGCATGTTGCGGAAAGCTTGCGGCAGCACGATGTACCGAAGCGCCATACCTCTGCTCAGACCCAATGATCGAGCCGCCTCCGTCTGACCCCTGTCGATTGCTTCGATTCCCGCTCGAAATACCTCTGCCATATAGGCAGAACTATTAATTGTGAGCGCTACCACTCCTGAAATGAAAGGCGGAAGATTTATACCAAATCCAGTCAGTCCATAATGAATAATGAAGATTTGCACGAGCATTGGGGTGCCTCGTATAATCTCGATATAAGTAGAGGCCAAAAACTTAACCGGCCAGAAGCGCGAGATTCGCATTAATGCAAAGAGTACCCCGAGCACTGTGCCGAGCGCCACGCCGAAGAAAGACAACTCCAGCGTGACCAAGGCTCCTCTCAAAAAAATCGGCCAATACTCAGCCATGAAACCGAAGTTTAAATCCATATCCAACTACTCCGTCCGCTCTTTATTCTCCAACCAGCTCATTGGCCTCAACGACATAACGATCAATTTCGCCGCTTTCCTTCAAACGAGCAATCGTTCCATCAATTTTATTAAGCAAATCTTGATTGCCCTTCTTAACAGCTATGGATACGCCAGCCTCTTCTACGGGCTGCTCAATCTTCACTTCAGACACTGCAATATCCGTTTGGGCCACTGCGTATTGATCCGCTACCGGTTTTTCTAGAATAATGGCATCTACACGACCGCTCTTCAGCTCCAAAATCAATTCAGGAATTTTAGCTAAAGCCGTTAGCTTCGCATCGGCGATTTCCTGTGCAATGCCTTCTTGAATCGAACCTTTTTGAATACCGATTTTTTTGCCTTTCAAATCATCCAATGACTTGAATTGCTCAGCTTGATCCTTTTTCACCAAAACGCCTTGGCTAGTCAGGTAATAGATTTCAGAGAAATCAACGTTCTTTTTACGTTCTTCCGTAGGCGTCAGACCTGAAATAACCATATCTACTTTTCCTGTATCGAGTGCGAGCAGCAAACCATCAAAGTCCATATCTTGAATTTGGAGCTCAGCATTCATATCTTTTGCAATCTCTCTAGCAATTTCAATATCAAAACCTACGATCGTATCTTTACCGTCTATCATCTTATGGAACTCAAAGGGGGCGTAATCTGCACTTGTACCCAGGGTAAGCGTTGTTTTCTCTACTGCTGGAGGATCTGTTGCCGCGTTATTGTTCGTTGCAGCTGGCGTATTTTCCTTATTGTTTTGACCACATGCCGAAAGGACGACCATAACCGAAATAAGCAGCAATGATAATTTCTTTTTCATTTCCATCTCTCCCAATTCATTATCTGATTTAGTCTAAAATCCCCCGAATTGAATACGGAGTTAAATCTGTATACAATATACATATATGATGGTAGTAATTATAACATCGGTTTCCACTATCTACAATGTTTTTTTATGATTCTATTAAAAATTGTTATTTCAATGTGAGTTATTATGACACCTTTCGACATATTCACACACTTGTCTAATATCTGGATCAGATGATAAAATAGTGAAATCATCTACTGTACGAATGCATGATCATTCACCTAAGCCATTTATCTATCCCATATAAAAGTTATACAGCAAACAACTTCACCTCATTAAAGTAAGTTAGAACAGGGGAACCTACATGCAATCACCTAAATACCAATCGTTAAAAGACCATGTTTACGAGTATATCGCTCAAAAAATCCAAGATGGCACATTACTGCCGAATCAAAAAGTTAATGAAGCTGAAATTTGCAAAAAACTAGATATAAGCCGTACGCCTACCAGAGAAGCATTATTTCAACTATCCTCCGACAATCTCCTAGATTATTTACCTAGACGCGGCTTCACTGTCAAAGCCTTCGATTCCAAGAAAAAACTCGATTTTTCCCGAATTATTGGAGTGTTGGATGCACTCGCTGCTACCTTGTGCATTGATTTACTTCAGCAGCCTGACTTCATCGAAATGGAAAGGCTTGTCGACAAAATTGATCTTGATATTAGCAAGCTGTATTTCTCCGATTATCATATGGACCAATACAACTTCCATGATATTTATATAAAAAAATGCGATAATCCAGTATTAATTGAAACGTTGAATTCATTAAAAAACAGCTTTATTCGTCAATCCTATGCAAGTGAAGACAAACCAAAGCTCGCAAACGTGCTAAAGCAAGTAAATGCGGAGCATCGAAAAATTCTTAACTTGTTCAAAGAGAAGGATAAAGAAGCCTTGGAAGCTACACTTAAGCATCACTGGCGCATTATTGATACCGAGATGCTCTAATGCCATACAAAAAAAAGGCTGCCAGCTTGAAGCTGGCAGCCTTCGTTTATGTACTTCCGAACCTATCACCTAGCGATTAATAGTTTATTAAACTCTAGCAATGGGAGCGGCTTATGATAGTAATAACCCTGCGCTTTGTCACAGCCAAGCTGCTTTAGCTGTTCATATTGATCCAATGTTTCTACGCCCTCGGCAACCACCTGCTTCTGCAGGTCATGCCCCATCGACACAATCGTCTTCACGATGGATAAGCCGCCTTGATAGGCATCCATGTCTGTAATAAAGGAGCGGTCAATTTTGATAATAGCAATCGGCAGCTGCCTTAGCACACTTAATGAGGAATAGCCTGTCCCAAAATCATCAATGGCGATATGTATACCTAAAGCAACAAGCTCATCGAGCATTTTTCTAGCTACATTTAAATTATTAACGACCATACTCTCCGTAATCTCCAAGCATAACCGATCAGGCTCCAAGCCACTGCTGCGCAAAATCTCCTGAACCTTGTTTACGAAATCAGGCTGCATAAATTGTCTCGACGAAACGTTCACCGATAGCATAAAATCATTCCAGCCTTGCTCCTGCCACAGTTTACCCTGCTGACAAGCCTCCGAAATAACCCATTGTCCAATTTCATTAATTAATCCCGTTTGCTCTGCCAGCGTGATAAATTCTCCTGGATGCACCATGCCAAGCTCTACCGATTGCCAGCGAATAAGCGCCTCTGCCCCTATCAGCTGTCCGCTCGCCAAATTAATCTGCGGCTGATAATGGAGAACAAATTCCTTGCGTTTCAGTGCTTTGCGAAGATGCTTCTCCAGCTTGACGTCTCGCTGTACTAGAGCAATCATCTCATTCGTATATAACCGATACTGATTGCCTCCGCTATGTTTCGCATTGTACATGGCAATGTCTGCCCTCTTGATAAGCCCATCAGAACTGTCATCATCAAATGGATGGACACTAATTCCAATGCTGCCGCCTAGGTAGAAATCTTGCCCTTGAAGCGTAATCGGCAGCTGAAAGGCTAGATGAATGTTTTCGGCAAGCGACACGATCTCATCATATTCTTCCGCTTCTTTAATTAAAATAATAAATTCATCTCCGCCCAGACGGGCAAGCAAATGCCGATGGTCTACATTTTGACGCAGGCGCTGAGCAACGTCAATTAAAGCCTGATCACCAAACTGATGTCCAAGCGTATCGTTTATCAGCTTAAAGCGATCCAAATCGATAAGCATGACTCCGAGCAGCGCTTTTGATGATTTCACAGCTTTTAACGAAGCTTCCAGCTCACGATTAAAATGATAGCGGTTAGGCAGCTTAGTCAATGTATCGTGATGTGCCAAAAAATGTATGAGACGCGACTCTTCCTGCTGCTGCGTAATATCCCGAATGACCATTAACAAAAACCAATCCTTGCCCTCAGCCATCATTTCCGTATCAGCCAAAATCGCACGTTTCTGGCCTTTTCGATTCACTATGGTCAGCTCGCGGTTTCTCCATGCATCCTTCGGAAAGGAAGCAGCAAAGGCTTCCTCCATGTCTTTGCGTTCGTTCATAACGATGAATTCAGATAAAGAGCGATTTTCCAGCTCCTCTTCCTTCTCAAATCCAAGTATACGAAGCGCACCTGGATTTACTTCCTTCATGATCATATTTTTGTCGATCATAATGATGGCGGTTGGGGAAAACTGATAAAGCAGCTCATATTTTTTGGATGTAGAAGGCAAGAAATCATTTTTCATATAGACACGAAGGGAAATACTCCATATTATAGTTGTCAAAAAAATGACTGAATCTGAAATATAAACATAGGGTGAGAAAGCAGTATATACAATTAAGACCCCGATCGTCGCCAGCTGGTAAAATAGATTGGCTTTAAACAGCACCATAAATCGTTTACGATCAACGTTGTTATTCGCTTTATAATGGGCTATTAAACAAATAGCTACATTAAGCAATGAATACATGACCAAAAAACCATAAATAACAGTCATGGCCGGAGCAGCTTCGATTTGCTTCCAAAAACCTTCTACCCGAACCCCTTCAAGCAAATACTCTCTTCCTCTTATGGCTAGAAGCAGAAAATACAATATAAATGGTATAAAAGCTATGCCTATAGTGCTCCATCGAGAAAGCCGATGATAACTGTTTGTTGCCGTAAGATGAAGCAAAACGCTCATGCTTACCGCGGCTATAGAAGCTGGGTAAACCATATAAGCAGAAATATTCAGCGCATACTCGGCAGATAACAGCTGCTCGAGGTATTGAAAAAAAATCATACTCGCCAGCAAACAAATGGTAAGAAAGGCAAGACGATTCTCAATATGCTTAGCGTTTCGTCTTATAATAACTAAAGCGGTGTCAATCATATACATGACGGGAAAGATAAAGAAGAGCAGAAGCATTATGGATTGATAGTCACTCATATGATGAAGCCACCTCGCTGAACATTATTCAAAAATACAATTCACATTTTTATCCAAGCAATAGTACCATTATAAAACTTAAATATCGGCAGGACAACGAGAAAAAGACGGCTAAACAGAGAGCTTCCCTGTCTAACCGTCTTTCGTTTCATAAGAGCGCCATGGCTCACGCGCAGGCTGCTCTTTGTTATTTCTATTTTCTGCCCTTAGCCGCGCTTCCACCTTTAAATGCGGTACTGCCTTTAGTCATGTTAGCGCTTTTAGCATTAGGCGTATTTTTATCGTCCGTTTTACCTTTTTCACCTTCAGCGCCTTTAGCACCTTGGTTTCTGCCAAATACCTTTTTCGCTAACTTCTTCTTTTCCCCTGCTTGCCAACGATTCCAGCCTTTTTTGTCCGTTCCTCTGCCGGTCCCGCCTTTACCCTTTGTACTACTCATATTATCACTCCATCATGTCTTCTATGCCGAGTTAAACCTCATAAAATGCAGCTAAAGCATCTATCAGAATCTT from Paenibacillus sp. FSL K6-3182 carries:
- a CDS encoding ornithine--oxo-acid transaminase, which gives rise to MTSTKSTAVVMEQSDRYGAHNYHPLPIVISEAEGVWVNDPEGNRYMDMLSAYSALNHGHRHPKIIHALKDQADKVTLTSRAFHNDKLGEFYEKLVNYTGKNKILAMNTGAEAVETAIKAVRRWAYREKGVEHDQAEIIVCIGNFHGRTITVTSFSSTEEYKKDFGPFTPGFKLVPYGDLAALEQAITPNTAAFLVEPIQGEAGIIIPPEGYLSGAYALCKQNDVLFVADEIQTGFGRTGRRFACDWENVTPDVYIMGKALGGGVMPISAIAANDTILNVFEPGSHGSTFGGNPLACAVSAAAIDVIEEEKLAERSDELGKYFREQLAEISSPHIVEIRGKGLFIGLELDTAARPYCERLMGKGLLCKETHDTTIRFAPPLIITKEEIDWAIERIAFVLQSE
- a CDS encoding amino acid ABC transporter ATP-binding protein; this encodes MIVVKGLRKSYGKNEILKGIDTVIRKGEVVVVIGPSGSGKSTFLRCLNRLEEPSAGHIQLNDREITNKQSELNRIRQEMGMVFQHFNLFPHMTVLENLTLAPCKLKKLSKEQANVEAVELLRLVGLEDKKDAYPDRLSGGQKQRVAIARALAMQPSVMLFDEPTSALDPEMVGEVLEVMRKLAQNGMTMVIVTHEMGFAREVGDRLLFMDGGCIVEEGVPLKVFQNPQHPRTQDFLAKVL
- a CDS encoding amino acid ABC transporter permease — protein: MDLNFGFMAEYWPIFLRGALVTLELSFFGVALGTVLGVLFALMRISRFWPVKFLASTYIEIIRGTPMLVQIFIIHYGLTGFGINLPPFISGVVALTINSSAYMAEVFRAGIEAIDRGQTEAARSLGLSRGMALRYIVLPQAFRNMLPAIGNEFIIIIKDSSLISVIGIAELMYNARTVQSVTFSPMEPLLIACALYFIMTFTLSRLLAVLERKLRS
- a CDS encoding transporter substrate-binding domain-containing protein: MKKKLSLLLISVMVVLSACGQNNKENTPAATNNNAATDPPAVEKTTLTLGTSADYAPFEFHKMIDGKDTIVGFDIEIAREIAKDMNAELQIQDMDFDGLLLALDTGKVDMVISGLTPTEERKKNVDFSEIYYLTSQGVLVKKDQAEQFKSLDDLKGKKIGIQKGSIQEGIAQEIADAKLTALAKIPELILELKSGRVDAIILEKPVADQYAVAQTDIAVSEVKIEQPVEEAGVSIAVKKGNQDLLNKIDGTIARLKESGEIDRYVVEANELVGE
- a CDS encoding GntR family transcriptional regulator — its product is MQSPKYQSLKDHVYEYIAQKIQDGTLLPNQKVNEAEICKKLDISRTPTREALFQLSSDNLLDYLPRRGFTVKAFDSKKKLDFSRIIGVLDALAATLCIDLLQQPDFIEMERLVDKIDLDISKLYFSDYHMDQYNFHDIYIKKCDNPVLIETLNSLKNSFIRQSYASEDKPKLANVLKQVNAEHRKILNLFKEKDKEALEATLKHHWRIIDTEML
- a CDS encoding EAL domain-containing protein, with product MSDYQSIMLLLFFIFPVMYMIDTALVIIRRNAKHIENRLAFLTICLLASMIFFQYLEQLLSAEYALNISAYMVYPASIAAVSMSVLLHLTATNSYHRLSRWSTIGIAFIPFILYFLLLAIRGREYLLEGVRVEGFWKQIEAAPAMTVIYGFLVMYSLLNVAICLIAHYKANNNVDRKRFMVLFKANLFYQLATIGVLIVYTAFSPYVYISDSVIFLTTIIWSISLRVYMKNDFLPSTSKKYELLYQFSPTAIIMIDKNMIMKEVNPGALRILGFEKEEELENRSLSEFIVMNERKDMEEAFAASFPKDAWRNRELTIVNRKGQKRAILADTEMMAEGKDWFLLMVIRDITQQQEESRLIHFLAHHDTLTKLPNRYHFNRELEASLKAVKSSKALLGVMLIDLDRFKLINDTLGHQFGDQALIDVAQRLRQNVDHRHLLARLGGDEFIILIKEAEEYDEIVSLAENIHLAFQLPITLQGQDFYLGGSIGISVHPFDDDSSDGLIKRADIAMYNAKHSGGNQYRLYTNEMIALVQRDVKLEKHLRKALKRKEFVLHYQPQINLASGQLIGAEALIRWQSVELGMVHPGEFITLAEQTGLINEIGQWVISEACQQGKLWQEQGWNDFMLSVNVSSRQFMQPDFVNKVQEILRSSGLEPDRLCLEITESMVVNNLNVARKMLDELVALGIHIAIDDFGTGYSSLSVLRQLPIAIIKIDRSFITDMDAYQGGLSIVKTIVSMGHDLQKQVVAEGVETLDQYEQLKQLGCDKAQGYYYHKPLPLLEFNKLLIAR